A region of Candidatus Methylacidiphilales bacterium DNA encodes the following proteins:
- a CDS encoding glycoside hydrolase family 43 protein, which yields MNEATFKNPVLPGFYPDPSICRVGGDFYLVNSSFEFFPALPLHHSTNLVDWRPIGHALDRGSQIDLSRTPTSQGLFAPTIRFHGGRFYLVCTDVSGIGNFIIQAERAEGPWSDPLPIAIEGIDPSLFFYRGEAWLTVSAPDQQGIWLARLDVESGCLLDAPSLVWKGTGGKYPEGPHLFLRDGWFYLLISEGGTEYGHMITVARSRDILGPYEPCSRNPIGSHRSLDHPLQATGHADWVELESGDWWMVFLAIRPLGYPPMHHLGRETCLAPVHWDGDGWPVVPLPLPMRLPVPFAHSTTAVVEGIRFRDEFDEPFPDPGWIHRRTPRQDAWSLVRTPGSLSLRCAPPCLDDPEPLAFLGRRIRDHSFRAATLLDFKPADTGDRAGLVVHYNERHWSALEMGIGAAGRGVRFARRCGSLRAESEWHALPEGPVELAVSAGWDGSDKAYWRFEVRLPEGWKELGASEVRHQSTELAGGFIGNLTALYATGSGRDSSTWAEFAWFEEIANPTIETL from the coding sequence ATGAATGAAGCCACTTTCAAAAACCCGGTGCTTCCGGGTTTCTATCCCGATCCCAGTATTTGCCGCGTCGGAGGGGACTTCTATCTGGTGAACAGTTCGTTTGAATTTTTCCCCGCCCTGCCCCTGCACCACAGCACCAACTTGGTGGATTGGCGGCCCATCGGCCATGCCCTTGACCGGGGCAGCCAGATCGATCTCAGCCGCACGCCCACTTCGCAGGGGCTGTTTGCCCCCACGATCCGGTTCCACGGCGGCCGCTTTTATTTGGTGTGCACCGACGTGTCTGGCATTGGCAATTTCATCATACAAGCCGAAAGGGCGGAGGGGCCATGGTCCGATCCCCTGCCCATTGCGATTGAAGGGATAGATCCTTCCCTCTTCTTCTATCGGGGTGAGGCATGGTTAACGGTTTCCGCGCCCGACCAACAGGGTATCTGGTTGGCACGTTTGGATGTCGAAAGCGGTTGCCTGCTGGATGCCCCGTCCCTTGTTTGGAAAGGAACCGGAGGGAAATATCCCGAAGGTCCGCACCTCTTTCTGCGCGATGGCTGGTTCTACCTGTTGATTTCGGAAGGGGGCACGGAATACGGCCATATGATCACGGTGGCACGCAGCCGGGATATCCTGGGACCTTATGAACCTTGTTCGCGGAACCCGATTGGGTCCCACCGCAGTTTGGATCACCCCTTGCAGGCCACCGGGCATGCGGACTGGGTGGAATTGGAATCGGGCGATTGGTGGATGGTATTCCTGGCGATCCGCCCGCTTGGCTATCCGCCCATGCATCACCTAGGACGCGAGACCTGCCTCGCACCCGTGCATTGGGATGGCGATGGCTGGCCCGTCGTTCCACTACCCCTACCGATGAGGCTTCCAGTTCCCTTTGCTCATTCAACTACTGCGGTGGTCGAGGGAATCCGCTTCCGTGATGAATTTGATGAACCGTTCCCGGATCCCGGGTGGATCCATCGCCGCACACCGCGGCAGGATGCCTGGTCTCTGGTCCGCACACCGGGTAGCCTTTCCTTGCGCTGCGCGCCTCCCTGCCTGGATGATCCCGAGCCGCTGGCTTTTCTTGGGCGCAGAATCCGGGACCACTCGTTTCGTGCTGCGACTTTGCTTGATTTCAAGCCTGCCGACACCGGCGATCGCGCGGGTTTGGTAGTTCATTATAATGAACGCCACTGGTCCGCCCTGGAAATGGGCATAGGCGCAGCGGGGAGGGGAGTGCGCTTTGCGCGACGCTGCGGTTCGCTGCGTGCAGAATCGGAATGGCATGCGTTGCCCGAAGGCCCGGTTGAACTGGCGGTCTCCGCAGGATGGGACGGGTCGGACAAGGCATATTGGCGGTTTGAGGTCCGTCTGCCCGAAGGTTGGAAGGAACTGGGTGCCTCCGAGGTCCGCCACCAGTCCACGGAGCTAGCCGGGGGTTTCATCGGAAACCTCACGGCCCTTTATGCTACCGGCTCTGGCCGGGATTCCTCCACTTGGGCGGAATTCGCATGGTTTGAAGAGATTGCAAATCCTACTATTGAAACCCTATGA
- a CDS encoding LamG-like jellyroll fold domain-containing protein, which yields MSTPAPSVSASGLDPLLEASAYRDKQVWSYHSKDPLPWTQFKPRDYGSSRVKFSSEGVRPVGRVPAPGVHPRIFFSPEDLPALRKRLKEDRAGQEAWKNILAWSHALKLTYDEKADYAQPDWANGGFHVRGRFVDLHRIGGYNPKREDYYSILASGGRPQTYEKNSPALFFKPGAAEAFRCLIEEDKAAAEVLAKATITAIKLEQERRAANDKPVKEGEPPKPSTGRTDACALGFIYDFIYNYLTPEQKKIIHEELVLLSAWADNYGSFNNAEASRSNWATFSYWVYDLMAIEGEPGFNDLKYLALYRGWRNFYTYSFFDSGAAYEGEGKLLFGLDAAVVMDRVAHKYRLEPLTQHPLVRAYYGKFSAYAMLPTRDNFAVFDILGSIKGGFTTPHDLVVARYLYPNDKTTDFVYRAMVQDDYKELPHGLHSLAHQAITSAIFATAYTPEVQPEKLNIGNTFFCGQRALLMTRSSWDREATFLTMHTRGASGGHPYPDRNGIMLTGKGRPWITIPSKDQGPWACSTVIIDEAGQDTSTPARVVDFADQPLATFMTGDAKYCWDWVWSSASKTTDGRDIRREDVEKDMVERGMSWELVNQSFNDFAWTQVDQPVYRQPLKFRNSWIAPDGVLTPYLRQVNTPVLRSFRTAGLVRGPRPYVLVIDDVERDGLPARYDWNLTLMPDVVEARGGTGELQPGDIVLAGNASLDPSGALKTGEPGLLIRVLNAEGTRAPHRIELREKVNLLTLSTRAAAPGFKVLLHPFRGGEALPQTEWNADRASLQVSFVDQKDVLTFAPSPEGRTVLGIQRDGKMVLDMKKTVPALEDPGSTAITEELRRIPALLEVLKKEGYDPLRLPGFIAGWEFDRAVDGAFSPLPGSVAAAIPIPLGERTFTAGMNGRQAVVVGPEGIGGPLGFATEMKGQPFTVSCWLKTRSGPFMGSYLNVDGVIGSEFIQGTMRHQFLRTLKDGWPSSMLSSWTHVVFSSDGSTLSSYRNGRRMAAVPLDSAARWSWGKTFVLGGKSQYGDAEVAAQSVHFYNTAMDAAAVERLYVWQKFSTVPVAH from the coding sequence GTGTCGACCCCTGCGCCTTCAGTCTCCGCCTCCGGCCTCGATCCCTTGTTGGAGGCCTCTGCCTACCGGGATAAGCAGGTCTGGTCCTATCATTCCAAAGATCCTCTGCCATGGACGCAGTTCAAGCCTCGGGACTACGGTTCCTCCCGGGTGAAGTTCAGCAGCGAGGGAGTGCGCCCGGTCGGACGCGTGCCAGCGCCGGGGGTGCATCCGCGCATCTTTTTCTCCCCGGAAGACCTCCCCGCGCTCCGCAAGCGCCTCAAGGAGGATCGTGCTGGACAAGAGGCGTGGAAAAACATCCTCGCCTGGTCCCACGCGCTCAAACTGACTTACGACGAGAAGGCTGATTATGCCCAGCCAGACTGGGCAAATGGCGGCTTCCATGTGCGGGGCCGGTTCGTGGACTTACACAGGATTGGTGGCTACAATCCCAAACGGGAGGATTACTACAGCATACTGGCTTCAGGCGGGCGTCCGCAGACCTATGAAAAAAACTCTCCCGCATTGTTTTTCAAGCCGGGTGCCGCCGAGGCCTTTCGTTGCTTGATTGAGGAGGACAAGGCCGCCGCGGAGGTGTTGGCCAAGGCCACCATCACCGCGATCAAACTGGAACAGGAACGCCGTGCGGCCAACGATAAACCAGTCAAGGAAGGCGAGCCGCCCAAACCCTCCACCGGTCGCACCGACGCCTGTGCCCTGGGATTCATTTATGATTTCATTTATAACTACTTAACCCCCGAGCAGAAAAAAATCATCCACGAAGAGCTCGTTCTGCTCTCCGCCTGGGCCGACAACTACGGCTCTTTCAACAACGCCGAGGCCAGCCGAAGCAACTGGGCCACGTTCTCGTATTGGGTCTATGACCTGATGGCCATCGAAGGGGAGCCGGGCTTTAACGATCTCAAATATCTCGCCCTCTACCGTGGCTGGCGTAACTTTTACACCTACTCCTTCTTTGACAGCGGAGCCGCTTATGAAGGCGAGGGTAAGCTGCTCTTCGGACTTGATGCTGCTGTGGTGATGGATCGTGTGGCGCATAAATACAGATTGGAACCGCTGACCCAGCATCCATTGGTTCGCGCTTACTACGGCAAGTTCTCTGCTTATGCCATGTTGCCCACCCGGGATAACTTCGCCGTCTTTGACATTCTTGGTTCTATCAAGGGGGGATTCACTACTCCGCACGATCTCGTGGTGGCTCGTTATCTCTATCCCAACGACAAGACCACGGACTTCGTCTATCGCGCCATGGTGCAGGACGATTACAAAGAACTGCCGCATGGTCTGCATTCGCTGGCGCATCAGGCGATCACCTCGGCCATCTTTGCCACGGCCTATACGCCGGAGGTGCAACCGGAGAAGCTCAACATCGGGAACACTTTTTTCTGCGGCCAGCGCGCACTTCTCATGACGCGCTCATCGTGGGATCGTGAGGCCACCTTCCTCACCATGCATACCCGCGGGGCGAGCGGAGGTCACCCCTATCCGGACCGCAACGGAATCATGCTCACGGGCAAGGGCCGTCCCTGGATCACCATTCCCTCCAAGGACCAGGGCCCCTGGGCGTGCAGCACGGTGATCATCGATGAGGCCGGGCAGGACACCAGCACACCGGCCCGCGTGGTGGACTTCGCGGACCAGCCTCTCGCCACCTTTATGACCGGCGACGCGAAATATTGTTGGGACTGGGTCTGGAGCAGCGCCTCGAAGACCACCGATGGCCGCGACATCCGGAGAGAGGATGTGGAAAAGGACATGGTCGAACGCGGAATGAGCTGGGAGCTGGTGAACCAGTCGTTCAACGATTTTGCTTGGACCCAAGTGGACCAGCCTGTTTACCGACAGCCACTGAAGTTCCGCAACAGTTGGATCGCGCCGGATGGCGTCCTCACGCCCTACCTGCGGCAGGTGAACACCCCGGTGCTCCGATCCTTCCGCACGGCGGGCTTGGTGCGCGGACCCCGGCCCTACGTGCTGGTGATCGACGATGTGGAACGTGACGGACTTCCGGCACGTTATGACTGGAACCTAACCTTGATGCCCGATGTGGTCGAGGCCCGGGGTGGCACCGGCGAGCTTCAGCCGGGGGACATTGTCCTGGCGGGTAATGCCAGCCTCGATCCGTCGGGCGCGCTCAAGACGGGGGAACCGGGCCTGTTGATCCGTGTCCTGAATGCTGAGGGAACGCGAGCACCCCACCGGATCGAGCTGCGGGAGAAGGTCAATCTGCTGACTCTCAGCACCCGTGCGGCCGCCCCCGGATTCAAGGTGCTTCTCCACCCGTTCCGGGGAGGCGAGGCGTTGCCGCAGACAGAATGGAATGCGGACCGGGCCTCGCTGCAAGTCAGCTTTGTCGATCAGAAGGACGTCCTCACCTTCGCGCCGTCGCCTGAAGGCAGGACGGTCCTAGGTATCCAACGTGACGGCAAGATGGTGCTGGATATGAAGAAGACCGTACCCGCTTTGGAAGACCCCGGTTCCACCGCCATCACTGAGGAGCTGCGCAGAATTCCCGCGTTGCTCGAGGTCCTCAAGAAGGAGGGTTACGATCCCCTGCGGCTGCCCGGCTTCATCGCAGGCTGGGAGTTTGATCGGGCGGTGGACGGGGCATTCTCTCCCTTGCCGGGAAGCGTGGCGGCCGCAATTCCAATTCCCCTCGGCGAGCGCACATTCACCGCCGGAATGAACGGACGGCAGGCCGTCGTGGTGGGTCCCGAGGGGATCGGCGGTCCGCTCGGCTTTGCCACCGAGATGAAGGGACAGCCGTTCACGGTCTCCTGCTGGTTGAAGACCCGCAGCGGTCCGTTCATGGGATCCTACTTGAATGTGGATGGGGTGATCGGTTCTGAATTCATACAGGGAACGATGCGCCACCAGTTCCTCCGCACACTCAAGGACGGCTGGCCCTCGTCCATGCTCTCCAGTTGGACGCATGTCGTCTTCAGCAGCGATGGGTCCACGCTCTCCAGTTACCGCAACGGGCGGCGCATGGCTGCGGTTCCCCTGGATTCGGCTGCCAGGTGGTCGTGGGGCAAGACCTTTGTCCTGGGTGGCAAGAGCCAATATGGTGACGCCGAGGTGGCCGCCCAGTCGGTCCACTTCTATAATACCGCCATGGATGCCGCCGCTGTTGAGCGGCTTTACGTCTGGCAAAAATTCTCCACGGTACCCGTCGCCCACTGA